The Flavobacterium sp. IMCC34852 genome contains the following window.
TACCGGTTCAACTTTCGTTTTCAAAGAAATCTGGAAAAAAATCGGCGAAAATATCCATACTTACAAAACATATCCAAGAATCGTCGGAGAAACCGGTGGAAAAGACTTCGTTTTAGCGCATCCAAGTGCCAATGTAAAACAAGTGGTAACCGGAATTACCCGTGGTGCTTTTGAATTCCAAGGGCAAAAATGTTCTGCGGCTTCCAGAGGTTATATTCCGCAAAGTTTGTGGCCGGCGGTTAAAGAACAATTGATTACCGATGTGAAATCGATGAAAATGGGTTCACCGGAAGATTTCAGTAACTTTATCACGGCTGTAATTCACGAAGGTTCGTTTGACAAATTGGCGAGTTTTATTGACCAAGCTAAAAAAGACAGCGATGCCGAAATTATCGTTGGCGGTAATTATGACAAATCAAAAGGATATTTCATCGAACCAACAGTGATTGTAACTACCAATCCAAAATACGCTACCATGGAAACCGAACTTTTCGGACCGGTAATGACCATTTACGTTTACGAAGATGCCAAATGGGCGGAAACTTTGCAATTGGTGGACAGTACTTCAGAGTATGCTTTAACCGGAGCGATTTTCAGCCAAGACCGATATGCGATTGAAGAAGCTACCTTGGCTTTGCAAAACAGCGCCGGAAACTTCTATATTAACGACAAACCAACCGGAGCCGTTGTCGGCATGCAACCTTTTGGCGGAGCCAGAGCTTCGGGAACCAATGATAAAGCGGGCTCAATGCAGAACTTGTTGCGTTGGGTTTCTCCAAGAACCATCAAAGAAACCTTTGTTACTCCGGAAGACTATAGATATCCTTTTCTGGGAGAATAAAAATTTCTTTTAACAATAACCTTAAGCCTAAGTTTTTACTTGGGCTTTTTTTATACCATTGATTATTAATTTTTTGTATCTTCGAACGTCAAAACCAACATCCAAAAGATTATGAAAATAAAAATTACTGTTTTATTATTTTCCGCTTTTTCAATTTGTGGCTTTGCTCAAGACAAATCCTATGATTTACTTCGAGACAAAACAGAAACTAAAATTCTTTACGACCGTGTTTTTAGCCTATCCAATGCCACGGAATCCAAAAAGAACGGAATAAACACCAACTATTTTCTGCAAGCCTATCACGAAATACAACGTGCTGACTTTTTGCAACGCTTGCCGAAATTAGAAAAATTGCGAGAAGCAGCTAACTTGGGTTTTGCTAAAAATCAGGTTCCATTAGGTGTGCTGATTGCTGATTTTGAAAAAATAAATCCAACTGCAATAGAAAACGGTGATGTTTTTTTAACAGCAAACAATCTTTTCGAATCCAAACCAAATGCGCAAAACGTTTTTCAAAAACACACCCTTAATTTGATTGCTCCTTTATTGGCAAAATCTAAAAGCAGTCTGGTTACTTTTATTGTAAAAGAAGAATTGATTTTTAACACGACCAACAAACATATCCTAAGTATCGCCATCCAAACTAACGGAGAAGAAACCTGGAAAACTATTTCAACAAACACACCGCTTTCTATCCGGTTCAACTCCAATGGGCTGCAAACGGTAAATTGTCGTCTTCAATTCACGAACGGAGAAACTATTGTTCAGTCATTTGTATTAACCGTTGACAACCAAAACAACAACGCCGACGCACGCAATTCTCAGAATAATTTCCAACCCAATGTTATTAATACAATCACAGCTACAATTCCGTACCAAGGTTATGGTGAAACCGTTCCACACTTGGGCCAAGGTGAATATGAAATTTTTCCCGATACTGTTGACGGCGTTTTAGACAAACCTGTTTTTGTAGTTGATGGTTTTGATCCGGGTGATACCAACACTATCCCTTTATTTTATGCCGGTTTGGATTACGGTGCCGGACAAAACTTGGCCGATTATTTAAGAACACAAGGCTTTGATATTATTTTGGTTAATTTTCCAACTTATACCAGACCAAATACCACAACGGTAGTTGATGGTGGTGTCGACTTTATCCAGAGAAATGCTTTTGTTTTGGTTGAAATAATCAATCAAATCAACGCGCAAAAAGTTGGTACTCAAAAAAATGTAATTATAGGTCCAAGTATGGGTGGATTGATTTCACGTTATGCTCTACGTTACATGGAAATGAATGCCTTGAATCACGACACACGATTGTATATTTCTTTTGATTCACCACACCAAGGAGCCAATGTACCTATTGGTTTCCAACATCTTTTTAATTATATGGCTTACGGCCCGTTAGGAAATGCTGCGCTGCAACCTATTGTAGACGGAATGATAAAAAGCTCCGCTGCCCGACAAATGCTGATTGACCACATGGAAGGCCATTTACAAAGCGGAAGTAATTTTGAATTCAATACCGCATCAGCTTCTTTGGTTCCGACCGGCGCGCCCAATTACCGGACAGCTTTTCAAAATGAGTTAAATGCCATGGGTTTCCCTACAACTGTAAGAAACGTTGCAATTTCAAACGGTGCCGGTAATGGCACTATGAATTACAGCCCGAATTTTGAGGTAATGAATCATACTTTTAATGTTACCACAACACAAAGAGCCATAATTAACCAACGGTTTACACCGGCAGCCAATGTGACCAATCAAGTAAGTCGCTTCAGAGGTCAAACTCTTGTTTTTGGCACTTGGTTAACGATATATGAAAGCTTAGCCAATTCAAAATCGCCAACTTACACTGATGGTTTAGATACGGCACCGGGCGGAAGATTTGATATGGGTGGTTTTCAAGCCGATGCAGGAACAGATCCTTTGTTAGTAGAGTTTTTCGACAATCTTAATGCCGATTATTTCACCTTTATTCCTACTTGGAGTTCTATGGCCATTTCCGGAACCAATAATTTATACACTCCCGTAACCGGAAATTCTGTGACACCATTTGTAGCTTCTTCTATTCCAACTGTTAATGAAAACCACGTGACTTTAAACCAAAACAATGTGACTTTTGCTTTGGAAGAAATCATCAATGGTTCATTGACAACAACAAATCCGGCTTTTGAAACACTTTGGATTAAGAATCCTGTGACCAATTCCATTGAAATTAATACTTCTTATACTTTAGAAAATGCCGGGATTACAATAAATGACATCTTGGGCAAAACCATTTATCAATCTAAAAATAATACGATTAGCGGAACATTTCAAATTCCGATTGTGCTGACCAAAGGTGTCTACCTCATCACCATCGGTAATGAAAATGGAAGTGTAACCAAGAAAATTGTAAAAGATTAAAAAAAAGCCTCTCAGTTGAGAGGCTTTTTTTATGCTTTAAACTTAAGCGGCAAATGCACTACTTTCTTAGTTTCGAAGAATTCATCTTTGAAAAATTCAGCTATGTTGTATTCAGTCGCTTTTGGAAAGTCTTTTAGCTCTTCGGTCAAATCACCACCTTTGAGGTAAAGGATTCCGTTTTTCAATTCGTGTTTGTTTTGTTTTTTGATTTTGTCTTTAATCCAAGACACAAAATCGGGCATATTGGTCACGGCGCGACTCACAATAAAATCATAATCGCCTTTGACATTCTCAGCACGCATTTGTTCGGCTTTGACATTTTTCAACCCTAATCCGTCAACAACGGCTTGCACTACTTTTATTTTTTTGGCAATCACATCAATCAGGTAAAAACGGGTTTCGGGAAACAATATCGCTAACGGAATTCCGGGAAATCCACCACCGGTCCCAACATCTAAAACATACGTTCCGGGTTCAAAAGGTTGAATTTTAGCAATCGCCAACGAATGCAAAACGTGTTTCGTATACAGTTCAGCTATATCTTTTCGAGAAATTACATTGATTTTCGCATTCCAATCTTGGTATAAAGCCTCTAATTTTTGAAACTGTAAGAGTTGATTCTCAGTAAGATTAGGAAATTGTTTGATAATTTCTTCCATAAATTGATTTTTCAACAAAAATAGTGCTTTTGGTTGATAATTATGATTTGTTTATAATCTTTCAAAAAGTATTATAATTATCTTTGAGCAAAATTTTGAATTACAATAAATGAACACCACATCACCTATTTTCTCTAAAACGGATAGTTTGAAATTCTTCCGAACTCTAAATACCAGAGTAAATAACTATTTTAAAGAAAACAACCTTGACAAAACCGGAAATTGGAAACTGCACCTGAAAACCATTGTTATGTTCTCCATTTTCTTGACTCCCTATTTTATTTTGTTGGCTATGGATATGCCTTTTTGGGCTTACCTTTTACTAAACGTTGTCATTGGCGTTGGAATGGCCGGCGTTGGCATGAACGTAATGCACGATGGCAATCACGGTGCTTATTCTTCTAAATCTTGGGTCAATAAAATCATGGGCGGCAGTATTTATATTTTGGCCGGAAATGTATATAATTGGCAAGTGCAACACAATGTTTTACACCATACGTATACCAACATCTTAGGACATGATGAAGACCTCGAAGCCGGAAGAATCATGCGTTTTACCAAAGAAGCCAAATGGTATAAATTCCATAAATTCCAACACTATTACTCTGTATTTTTATATGGATTATTAACGTTCAACTGGGCCATCACTACCGATTTCCTTCAAATGAAACGCTATCTGAAAAGAAACCTTTCTTATGGCGAATTCAAAAAACCGGTGATTCGTTGGACTACTTTAATCATTACCAAAATCATTTATTTCTCTATATGGTTGGTCATTCCAATGGTCATGGGGATCACTTGGTGGAAAGTAGTTTTAGGCTTTTTAGTAATGCATTACACCGCCGGAGTTATCCTAAGTGTGGTTTTCCAATTGGCGCACGTAGTAGAAGAAACCCACAACCCTATTCCGGATGAAAACGGCGAAATAGAAAACACTTGGGCCATCCACCAATTATTCACCACTGCCAACTTTGCGCCTAAAAATTGGCTGGTAAATTATTATACCGGTGGCTTAAATCACCAAATTGAACACCACATTTTCCCGAATATCAGCCACGTTCATTATGGCAAAATTGCCGAAATTGTAAAGCAAACCGCCAAAGAATGTGAACTGCCTTACTACGAGTTCAAAACTACACGTGCTGCTATTGCCTCGCATTTCAAGCACTTAAAAGAACTGGGAAGACAACCTCAATTAGCATAACAAAACGGGACGCCTTTATTGGCGTCTCTTTATTTAACATCCTATACAACAACACAATGAGCATTTTATCGGACAGAATTAACAATTTATCTACTTCACAAACATTAGCCATGGCGGCTTTGGCCAGAGAATTAAAAGCCCAAGGAAAAGATATTATCAGCCTAAGTTTAGGCGAACCCGATTTCAACACTCCCGATTTTATTAAAGAAGCTGCCAAAAAAGCTATTGACGAAAATTACAGTACTTACACTCCGGTTGACGGTTATGCCGAATTGAAAGACGCCATTTGCCGAAAATTCAAAAGAGATAATAATCTTGATTACAAACCGGCCAATATTGTAGTTTCAACCGGTGCCAAACAATCTTTATACAACGTAGCGCAAGTTATGTTGAACGACGGCGATGAAGTAATTCTTCCCGCTCCATACTGGGTTTCTTATTACGAAATTATCAAATTGTCAGGCGGTGTTCCGGTGGAAGTGCCGACTTCTGTGGAAAGCGATTTCAAAATGACCGCAGCAGAACTGGAAAAAGCCATCACCCCTAAAACCAAAATGATGTGGTTCAGTTCACCATGCAACCCTAGCGGTTCGGTTTATAACCGTGAAGAGCTTGAAGCCATTGGTAAAGTTTTAGAAAAACACCCAAACATTTATATCGTTTCTGACGAAATCTATGAACACATCAATTTCTCCGGAACTTTCTGCAGCATCGGAACCATTCCGGGCTTGTTCGACAGAACGATTACCGTAAATGGTGTAGCCAAAGCTTTTGCCATGACCGGTTGGAGAATCGGTTACATTGGTGCTCCGGAATTTATTGCCAAAGCTTGTACCAAAATGCAAGGCCAAGTAACTTCGGGTGCCAACTCCATTGCGCAAAGAGCCACAATTACCGCTGTTGATGCTGACCCAAGTGTTTTAAACGAAATGGTAACCGCCTTCAAAAACCGTAGAAACTTGGTAGTAGAATTAGCCAAAGAAATTCCAGGATTCAAAATCAACGTGCCCGAAGGTGCTTTCTATTTGTTCCCGGATGTTTCAGCTTATTTCGGCCAAACCTTACGCGGCAAACTAATCGCCAACGCCGATGACTTCTCGATGTATTTGCTTTCCGAAGCCAATGTTGCGACCGTAACCGGAGACGCTTTCGGAAATCCAAACTGCATTCGTTTGTCTTACGCCACCAGTGAAGCCTTACTATCCGAAGCGTTCAAAAGAATCAAAGAAGCACTGACTTAAGATATTATGCCTCAAGGAAACTTGGGGCTTTTTAATAAACAATAGGGCGTTCCCTTTCAGGTCGGGCTTTTCGTTGCAATCTTTAGTTTAAAAACTAAAGGATTTCCACTGCAATCCCTAACGCATAAAACCATTAGACAACACTACAAAATTAAATAGAATGTCAAAAATACTCTTATTAGGTTCGGGCGAATTAGGAAAAGAATTCGTAATCGCTGCCCAAAGAATAGGGCAAACCGTGATTGCTGTCGACAGTTATGAAAACGCTCCGGCCATGCAAGTTGCCCACGGATTCGAAGTCATCAACATGCTCGATGGTGCCGAATTGGACCGCATCGTTGCTAAACACCAACCCGATTTCATCGTTCCCGAAATTGAAGCCATTCGCACCGAACGTTTTTACGATTATGAAAAGCAAGGCATTACGGTTGTGCCATCGGCGAAAGCGGCCAATTTCACCATGAACCGTAAAGCCATACGAGATTTAGCAGCTAAAGAATTAGGTCTTAGAACAGCCAATTATCGCTACGCAACTTCTGCAGAAGAACTGCAAAAAGCAGTGGCTGAAGTTGGCATTCCGTGTGTGGTAAAACCCCTAATGAGTTCTTCCGGCAAAGGACAATCAACCATCAAAACCGAAACCGATATCGAAAAAGCTTGGCAATACGCCGAGGAAGGTTCGCGTGGCGATATCGTGGAAGTCATTGTAGAAGCCTTCGTCAATTTCAATTCCGAAATTACTTTGCTTACAGTAACACAAAATAATAATCCAACGTTGTTCTGTGCACCTATTGGTCACCGACAAGAACGCGGCGATTATCAAGAAAGTTGGCAACCCGCCATCGTATCTGACAAAGACATAGCCGAAGCCCAAGAAATGGCGAGAAAAGTAACCGAAGCACTCGGTGGCGCAGGACTTTTTGGTGTAGAATTTTTCCTGACGGATGAAGGCGTTTATTTCTCAGAATTATCGCCAAGACCACACGATACGGGAATGGTTACTTTAGCCGGAACGCAAAACTTTAACGAATTTGAATTGCATTTGCGTGCAGTTTTAAGTTTACCTATTTTCGAAATTACTTTGGAAAAAGCAGGCGCTAGTGCGGTAATTTTGGCCCATGGCAACTCCAACAATCCAACCTATTCCGGAATTTCAGCGGTAGCCGCATTACCTAAAACAGATTTTCGTATCTTTGGAAAACCAACTTCAAGACCTTATCGCAGAATGGGTGTTGTTTTGACCCATGATTCATTGGGAACCAACATCGAAACAGTAACCGAAAAGGCCAAAGAAGTCGCAAAATTAATAACCATAAACCTGTAAAAAATGAAAAAAGTATTTTTAATTCTTGCTTTTATGTTGGGCGCAACCAGCATGAATGCTCAAGAGAAAAAAGCTGCAGCCAAAGAACCCGTAATTGTAGAAGTGGCTTGCGGACAATGTATGTTTGGCATGAAAGAAATCAAAAAAGGATGTGATTTGGCCGCCATGGTTGACGGCAAACCTTACTTTGTGGAAGGCACAAAATTAGATGACCACGGCGATGCCCATGCTGCTGACGGATTTTGTTCAGCGGTAAGAAAAGCTGAAGTAGTTGGGGAATTAAAAAACAATGTATTTGTGGTAACAGAATTCAAATTACTTCCGAGAAAATAAAAACTAACTCTTGGCGCAAATCCTTGATAATATTTCAAAAATAGTAACTCTTTCTCCCGAGGAAGAGTTGCTTTTTTTATCTAAAATCGAAATCAAACACTTCAAAGCCAAATCCATTCTTCTCAATGCAGGTGAAGTCTGTAAACATTCTTATTTCGTCAACTCCGGTTTACTCAGAAGCTTTACCATCAATGATAATATTGTTGAACACGTTTTGAGTTTTGCCTGCGAAGGTTGGTGGATTGGTGACATGTACAGCTTGCTTTCCCAAAAACCCGGCAATCTTTTTATCGAAGTTTTAGAAGATGCCGAAGTGGTTTTACTCTCCAAAGAAAACCAAGAAGAACTCTACCACTTAATCCCAAAACTGGAACGTTTTTTCAGAATCATAGTCGAAAACTCCTTGGTGGCTTACCAAGAAAGATTGATGGACAATTTGAGCTTATCAGCCGAAGAACGCTTTGATAAATTCTGCAAAAAATACCCAACACTTATTCAAAAAGTGCCTCAAAAACAAATCGCTTCCTTTATTGGCGTAACGCCTGAATTCTTTAGTAAGATGAAAGCGCGAATGTTGAAAAAGTAATCTTATTTCATTCTGAACACTACCAACTGTCCTGAAGCTTCGGGACTGAAAACTTCTTTCTTAATCTACATTAAGTGCTTACGTCACTTAGCGGTTGTAAATTTGTATCATAATAATTAGTAAATTTATACATTATGAAAAATACAATTTTGCACAAAGCCAATACAAGAGGACATGCCAATCACGGTTGGTTAAATGCCCATCATACTTTTAGTTTTGCAAGCTATTATAATCCCGATAGAGTTCAGTTTGGTGTCTTAAGAGTTTTAAACGATGATATTGTTGCCGGCGGCATGGGCTTCGGAACGCATCCTCACGATAACATGGAAATTATCACCATTCCGTTGGAAGGCGATTTGGCGCACAAAGACAGCATGGGCAATACCGAAGTAATCAAATTTGGCGACGTTCAAGTGATGAGTGCCGGAACCGGAATCCAACACTCTGAGTTCAATCCGAATGCGGACAAACAAACCAATTTATTACAAATTTGGCTGTTTCCGAAATACAGAAATGTAGAACCGCGTTACCAACAAATAACTCTAGACACTACCGATCGTCACAATAAATTACAACAAATTCTTTCGCCTAATGCAGATGATGCCGGGGTTTGGATTCACCAAGACGCTTGGTTTCACATGGGTAATTTGGACAAAGGAATTGCTTTGGACTACAACCGCAAAAAAGAAGGCAACGGACTTTACGTATTCGTAATCAAAGGAAACGTAAAAGTAAACGGTCAGGAATTAGAACAACGCGACGGCTTGGGTATAACTGATTTCGAAAAAGTAACGTTCGAAGCTACAACCGATGCTGAAATTCTTTTAATGGAAGTTCCAATGATTCAATAAATACAAGAAGGCAGACTGCGGATTTAGACTGAAGTTTGCCTTTCTTTAAATTAAAAAATTATGAGCACAGAAGTACAACTTAAAATCGATGGAAATAAAGGTTTTTTTTACATTGATGTTGATGGTAAACACGAAGCGATGATGACTTTTGTCTTTGCTGGCGAAAAACAAATTATTATTGACCACACCGAAGTAAAACCGGGAAATGAAGGCAAAGGTTTCGGCAAAAAAATGGTCACCAAAGCCGTAGAATATGCTCGTGAAAACGGCATCAAAATCATTCCGCTTTGTCCGTTTGCGAAAAGCGTTTTTGATAAAGTTACCGAGTTTAGAGACGTTTTATAATACCACAGTCATGGCGAATCTTTTAGAAAATAACGTAGAAGGAACCATCGGAACCCAAAAATACTTGTGCACCATTTCTTGGCGCAACGGCACTTTACTGATGGACGAACCCGAAAATGTAGGCGGACAAAATATTGGGCCCGACCCGTTTTCAACATTCTTAGCCTCACTAGCCGGTTGTACTTTATCGACTTTGAGAATGTACATTGACCGCAAAGGTTGGGACATTCCGGAAATCAATATTTCACTAAATTTATCCCAAGAAATTAATGGAGAATTGACCACAACTGTCACTCGCGATATTTCTTTTTCTAATGAGGTTTCACCCGAAATAAAAGAACGTTTGTTACTCATTGCTGAAAAATGTCCGGTGTCAAAAATCCTAAAAAACCAGATACAAATTAACACCAAAATATAAAATTATGGATCCAAAAGACCTAACTAAAGAATACACTAATGGCGAGGTAACCATAGTGTGGCAATCGGGAAAATGTACGCATTCTGCCAATTGCGTCCGCAACAATCCTGATGTCTTCAAGCCTAAAGAAAAACCGTGGATTACCCCTGAAGGTTCCACCACAGAGAAGATAATTGAGACGGTCAAAAAGTGTCCGTCGGGTGCCTTGACTTATTATTTAAACAACGAAAAATGAAGAAAATTATAGCTTTTGGCGGTTCGTCGAGCAAGAACTCTATTAATAAGCAATTGGCAGTTTATGCGGCTAATTTGTTTCAAAATGTTGACATTGAAGTTTTAGATTTAAACGATTATGACATGCCAGTTTTTTCCGTTGATCGTGAAAAAGAGAACGGTATTCATCCTTTGGCACAAGATTTTTATGCCAAAATAGGCAGCGCTGATTTTATCGTACTTTCTTTGGCAGAGCACAATGGCGCTTACTCTTCAGCCTTCAAAAACACTTTAGATTGGGCTTCGCGAATCGACGCTAAAACCTTTCAACAAAAACCGATGTTGTTATTGGCTACTTCACCCGGAGCACGCGGTGGCGGAAGTGTTTTGGATATTGCCACTAAAAGATTCCCGTTTCAAGGTGCAGAAGTAAAAGGTAGTTTTTCTTTACCCAGTTTTTATGACAATTTCAAAGACGGAAAAATCACCAATGAAATACTCGACAGTGATTTGAAATATTTAATAGCTGCCATTAGTTTATAAAAAAAGCCCTAACTCATCGTTAGGGCTTTTGGCTATTTATAGGCTTTATTATCAAATCTCGTGACATCAATAATTTTTTCTTCATCAATATCAAACGAAATCTCCACACTGTCCCCCACAACAGTAATTGGCAATTCTCCAGAAACCTGTGTTGAACCCACAAAAATACTCGGGTAATCTTTGATGGTAAAATAATAAAAGCTGTTGCCGTTCTTCACATCATTTTGGATTCGGGTGATAATAGATTTTACACTTTTCTTCGCCTCAGAAGCGCCCGGATTAATTTTATTCCCCGAAGAATTATAGGCACTCTTGAAAGCAGTCAACGTTTCTCTCATGGAGTTTCCTACTCCAACAATAGTGTAATCGTTAATAGCGACCATGGCATACATTTTTACCAATCCGCCGTCGTCTTTGAGTGTCATTACGTATGTTGGAATGTTGTTGATATTGTACGGAATTGGCAAAGAAGTCTTATATCCTTTTTCCTGTACTTTACCTTCAGCCGATTGTTGAGCAGCATATTCGGTAGCACCACTTTGCTTGTAGAAGGTAGTTTCTTTGGTTCGGGTATCCACCAAAACAAATCCGACTGCACTTTCATCACTACCTACAGAAGTTAATCCGGTGTACCAATACGAGCGGTCATTTTTACCGTAAACTAAAGTCAACCCTTCCGTAATTTGCAACTTATCTCGGTTGGAAAAGTTCCAATACCCATTGATTAATTCGCCCCAATCGTTTAATTGTTCTTCTATAATTACAGCCGGTTGTATACGATCTATCCACGCCGGAGTATCCGCAATAGTATATTCATTAATGGCTCCGCTTTGCGCATCAACTACAATTACACCCGTGGCATTTTTGCCTGAAAAACCAATTTCCTTTTTGTAAGTAGAAATTACCCAATATGGATTTCCGGCTTCGTCAATTTCGAATACAAAATCTTCTAAACCAACAGTAGCATATCCGTTAAAATAAACATGTCTGTGAATATCGCTTTGGAAATAAGCTGAAGGTTGGTATTTAATTCGAACCGGCTTACCATTTACTGATTCAACCAATCGCACATCTCGCTCATTGGTTGCCGAAACCATTACATAGCCCGGAGTTCCATCCATGTTATTGAACCATTTGAAAAAACCGGAATGCAACAAAGGCGCTATCCAAAACAATTCGTTATTGACTTTTTGAATGGAAAATTTCCCTAATTGGATTTGACTTCCCAAAGCCGGTTGTGAACCAATCACTTTTTCACCCAACAAATAAGCTAAATCCTGATCAACGACCCTAATTTTATCCATAGAGATTGGCGCAATGTGCTTGGCAATTTCATTTCCTTTCTTAACCTCACCAATCATTTTTTGGTACTGT
Protein-coding sequences here:
- a CDS encoding pirin family protein; the encoded protein is MKNTILHKANTRGHANHGWLNAHHTFSFASYYNPDRVQFGVLRVLNDDIVAGGMGFGTHPHDNMEIITIPLEGDLAHKDSMGNTEVIKFGDVQVMSAGTGIQHSEFNPNADKQTNLLQIWLFPKYRNVEPRYQQITLDTTDRHNKLQQILSPNADDAGVWIHQDAWFHMGNLDKGIALDYNRKKEGNGLYVFVIKGNVKVNGQELEQRDGLGITDFEKVTFEATTDAEILLMEVPMIQ
- a CDS encoding GNAT family N-acetyltransferase gives rise to the protein MSTEVQLKIDGNKGFFYIDVDGKHEAMMTFVFAGEKQIIIDHTEVKPGNEGKGFGKKMVTKAVEYARENGIKIIPLCPFAKSVFDKVTEFRDVL
- a CDS encoding OsmC family protein: MANLLENNVEGTIGTQKYLCTISWRNGTLLMDEPENVGGQNIGPDPFSTFLASLAGCTLSTLRMYIDRKGWDIPEINISLNLSQEINGELTTTVTRDISFSNEVSPEIKERLLLIAEKCPVSKILKNQIQINTKI
- a CDS encoding (4Fe-4S)-binding protein, which gives rise to MDPKDLTKEYTNGEVTIVWQSGKCTHSANCVRNNPDVFKPKEKPWITPEGSTTEKIIETVKKCPSGALTYYLNNEK
- a CDS encoding NADPH-dependent FMN reductase, which encodes MKKIIAFGGSSSKNSINKQLAVYAANLFQNVDIEVLDLNDYDMPVFSVDREKENGIHPLAQDFYAKIGSADFIVLSLAEHNGAYSSAFKNTLDWASRIDAKTFQQKPMLLLATSPGARGGGSVLDIATKRFPFQGAEVKGSFSLPSFYDNFKDGKITNEILDSDLKYLIAAISL